A single Vulpes vulpes isolate BD-2025 chromosome 16, VulVul3, whole genome shotgun sequence DNA region contains:
- the ICOS gene encoding inducible T-cell costimulator — translation MKSDLWYFLLFCFQVEALTGEINDSTKSEMFTFHNGGVQILCKFNAIVSQYKMELLKGTEVLCDLTTTKENGNTVSKNPKFCQSQSSSDGVSFFLYNLDSSHASYYACQLSIFDPPPFQRKNISREYLNVYESQTCCQLKFWLPIGCAAFVVVYIFGCVFLCWLTKKKYRSSVHDPNSEYMFMAAVNTAKKPGLTGVTHNLELCGTQA, via the exons GAGAAATCAATGATTCTACCAAGTCTGAGATGTTTACATTTCACAATGGAGGTGTACAAATTTTATGCAAATTCAATGCGATTGTCTCGCAATATAAAATGGAGTtgctgaaagggacagaagtACTCTGTGATCTCACTAcgacaaaggaaaatggaaacacagtGTCCAAGAATCCGAAATTCTGTCAATCTCAGTCATCCAGTGATGGTGTCTCCTTTTTTCTGTATAACTTGGACAGTTCTCATGCCAGCTACTATGCCTGCCAACTGTCAATTTTTGATCCTCCtccttttcagagaaaaaatattagcagagaatatttgaatgtttatg AATCACAGACTTGCTGCCAACTGAAGTTCTGGTTACCCATAGGATGTGCAGCTTTTGTTGTAGTCTATATTTTTGGATGCGTATTTCTCTGTTGGCTTACAAAAAAG aaatatcGATCCAGTGTGCATGATCCTAACAGTGAATACATGTTCATGGCAGCAGTGAATACAGCCAAAAAACCTGGACTCACAG GTGTGACTCATAATTTGGAACTCTGTGGCACCCAGGCATGA